A genomic stretch from Cloacibacterium caeni includes:
- a CDS encoding helix-turn-helix domain-containing protein, with product MCILEILLLISEDVKSVNQTNFNYTQNNLVRKFEGSLEKYFKEEHYPKFYADQLAVTPNYLNSVCKFITGKTAGEMIRNRIILEAKRLLVNTQSTISQNAFELNFEDNSYFTKFFKSNAGVSPIDFRKNLNK from the coding sequence TTGTGCATTTTAGAAATTTTACTATTAATTTCTGAAGATGTAAAATCAGTGAACCAAACTAATTTTAATTATACTCAAAATAATTTGGTAAGAAAATTTGAAGGATCACTTGAAAAGTATTTCAAAGAAGAACATTATCCTAAATTTTACGCAGATCAATTAGCTGTTACTCCAAATTATCTAAATTCCGTTTGTAAATTTATTACGGGTAAAACAGCTGGGGAAATGATTAGAAACAGAATCATCTTAGAGGCTAAGAGATTATTGGTTAATACCCAATCTACCATTTCGCAGAATGCTTTTGAACTTAACTTTGAAGACAATTCGTATTTTACTAAATTCTTTAAATCCAATGCTGGAGTTTCTCCTATAGATTTTAGAAAAAATCTAAATAAATAA
- a CDS encoding AraC family ligand binding domain-containing protein, whose amino-acid sequence MKFPVLNVCDLVNNEKNIQNYIIHDLKELLHEDIYLPKKPHRHTFYQILYIEKGSGTHKIDFEDYEIQDNSVFFLRPGQVHDLVFNHKNTKGFLINFNENLLNQFLLQANFIDQLPLFSKSGKNCYHQIKNNQKDIKYAFAKILDFNDGSYKYTS is encoded by the coding sequence ATGAAATTTCCAGTTTTAAATGTCTGCGATTTAGTGAATAATGAAAAAAATATTCAAAACTACATTATTCATGATTTGAAGGAATTGCTTCATGAAGATATTTACCTTCCTAAAAAACCGCACCGTCATACTTTTTATCAAATTCTCTATATAGAGAAGGGTTCGGGTACTCATAAAATTGATTTTGAAGATTACGAAATCCAAGATAATTCTGTTTTTTTTCTTAGACCTGGTCAAGTTCACGATTTAGTTTTTAACCATAAAAATACTAAAGGTTTTCTTATAAATTTTAATGAAAATTTATTAAATCAATTTCTTTTACAAGCAAATTTCATTGATCAATTGCCTTTATTCAGCAAAAGTGGCAAAAATTGTTATCATCAGATTAAAAATAATCAAAAGGACATAAAATATGCTTTCGCAAAAATTTTAGATTTTAATGATGGAAGTTATAAATATACATCATAA
- a CDS encoding DUF4492 domain-containing protein yields MQTFYNFLLYPFIELVKLYKHGFSIMSKESKSLWIIAVVKLFIMFGILKMFFFKDFLKTNFESNEQRIEYLQNTLTKIKK; encoded by the coding sequence ATGCAAACTTTCTATAACTTTTTATTGTATCCTTTTATCGAGTTAGTAAAGCTCTATAAACATGGTTTTAGCATTATGTCAAAAGAAAGTAAATCTCTTTGGATTATTGCTGTTGTTAAACTATTTATCATGTTCGGAATTCTTAAGATGTTTTTCTTTAAGGACTTTCTTAAAACTAATTTTGAGAGTAACGAACAAAGAATAGAATATTTGCAAAATACTTTGACAAAAATTAAAAAATAG
- a CDS encoding rhodanese-like domain-containing protein translates to MKSICPNTFQTMINETIQLVDVRERYEFELYKMRLPIVENIPFSEIEELWSHFDADKKIVLVCNNSVRSKSVAKYLEDRDFNQIYYLEGGLVKWQQNDLPLLGNPPEIISHSLSKTGECSN, encoded by the coding sequence ATGAAAAGCATTTGTCCTAATACCTTTCAAACGATGATAAACGAAACCATTCAATTGGTAGACGTGAGAGAACGCTATGAATTTGAATTGTATAAAATGAGACTTCCTATCGTAGAAAATATTCCCTTCAGCGAGATAGAAGAATTATGGTCACATTTTGATGCTGATAAGAAAATCGTTTTGGTTTGTAACAACAGTGTCAGAAGTAAAAGTGTTGCTAAATATTTGGAAGATAGAGACTTTAACCAGATTTACTATTTAGAAGGTGGTTTGGTAAAATGGCAACAAAATGATTTACCACTTCTTGGAAATCCACCAGAAATCATTTCTCATTCCCTTTCTAAAACTGGAGAGTGTTCTAACTAA
- a CDS encoding NifB/NifX family molybdenum-iron cluster-binding protein: MNHIDWELVNWSRAQFALTAMYHWLFVPLTLGITFIIAIMETIAAHTGKCREFAFFEIENGKLISEKFEENLHAHHHEDGCCNHHHDSNEKKYHSHAEILNQLSGVDKFYYYGMGMGLRNELTENHINFEKAKYFEIGEIIENLNL; this comes from the coding sequence ATGAATCATATAGATTGGGAATTGGTCAATTGGAGCAGAGCGCAATTTGCCCTTACAGCAATGTACCATTGGCTTTTTGTTCCGCTCACATTAGGAATTACCTTTATCATTGCCATCATGGAAACCATTGCTGCTCACACAGGAAAATGTAGAGAATTTGCATTTTTTGAAATAGAAAATGGAAAGTTAATTTCAGAGAAATTCGAAGAAAATCTTCATGCTCATCATCACGAAGATGGTTGCTGTAATCATCATCATGATAGTAATGAAAAAAAATATCATTCTCATGCAGAAATCCTCAATCAACTTTCTGGAGTAGATAAATTCTATTATTACGGAATGGGAATGGGGTTACGCAATGAATTGACTGAGAATCATATCAATTTCGAAAAAGCAAAATATTTTGAAATTGGAGAAATTATTGAAAATTTAAACCTTTAA